The nucleotide window CGGATTCTTCCAGGTCCAGCCCCTGGGCCGCTCCATTGGCCTTGGCCACGTCTTCGGATTCGACCAGGGCGATGTCCATCTGGTCGAAAATGGCGTGAATCTCTTCCAACTGCTCCGGGGAGTTGTAGTCGGAAGGGAGCGCCTTGCTCAATTCTTCATATGTCAGGAATCCCTTTTTCTTGCCTGCGGCGATAAGGGTCTTGATCTGTTGGATTTCCTTAATATTGCTCATCATCCCTCCTGCGAGATTCCTTCAAGGCCAAGAGTTCCATTGCCCGCTTGGTGTCTCCGCTTTGCTGTGCCTGCCGTATGGCCTCTGTGAGCTGCTTTTCATCCATGTTTTTTTGTCCGGACGAAATTTTTTCGCATATGTGGTTCCACTCCTGAAGCAGTTCCCGGCCGGAAAGAATGTTTGCCCTGATTTCCTCGCGGCATCTGTAGTAGAAGCTTTTTTCCTGGTCGTTCAGCAGGCTCGATACCCGGCCCGGCTGCGTGTTTACAAGCTTCTCCCAAAACGCCTTCGCCCAATCCGAACGAAGAATCCGTGCAAATCCCCTTTCCGCCAGGGCCGGGACATAGTCCGGGTACTGGATCGGAAACCGTAAAAAATACCTGTCATCCTTGTCGTCCTTGCCGACGCCCATGCCCACCGGCTGCGAAACCGTCTGTGGTCGCCGAGGCTGTTGCTGCGTATTGCGCTGCGGTGTCATTGCACCGGCATCGCGCCTGAAATCAGCCTCCGATAACCCCAGTCCGGTCGCCAGTCGGGGCAAATAGTACGCCCGCAAGGATGCGTCGGACAAATCCGACAAAAAGCTCTTGGCCCACGTCATGATGTCCCTGGGAGCATACTCCGCGCGCAGGGTGTTCATGCAAAACGTCAGGCCGTCCGGCGCCTCATTCATGCAAGCTTCCAGTCCATCGACTCCCTTGGACTGAAGCAGGCTGTCCACGTCCTCGCCCTCCGGCATGAGGACCACGCGGCAGGCCACGCCCTGCAGCAGGATCATCCTGCTGGATTTCATGGCCGCCTTGCGCCCCGCCCCATCGCCGTCGAAGATCAGATCGACCCGCGACACGAAGCCGGCCAACCGTTTCACCTGGTCCGGCGTCAGGGCCGTGCCCAGGACGCCGCAGGAGTCGGTGTAGCCGAACTGGTGGAGCGAAATAACATCCATGTACCCTTCGGTCAGTATGGCCCGCTTGGTGCGGGTCATGGTGGACCGGGCCAGATTCAACCCGTACAAGTGGTCGCCCTTCTTGTAAATGGGCGTATCCGAGCTGTTCAGGTACTTTGGTTCTCCATCAGTAATTACTCTGCCGCCAAAAGCAATAACCCGGCCCGATAAATTTTGAATAGGGAAGATCAATCTTCCACGGAACCGGTCATAAATGTCACCGCGCTCATTTTTGGAAAGCAGTCCGGCCTCGACGCCCTGCTCCGGAGAACGGCCCCTGGACTTGAGAAAATTGTCCAGCCCGTGCCAGTCCTCGGGGCTGTATCCCAGGGCGAACTTCTCGATCATCTCGCCGGTCATGCCCCGATCGGTCAGGTAGCGGCGGCAATGATCCCCTGCGGCAACGCTCAGATTGCGCTGGAACCACTGTTTCGCCTCCTCGTGCATGTCGATGAGCAACTGCTTGCGCGCCTTGCGCTCTGCAGCGTGTGGATCGTGCGGCACATGGGACAGCTCGATCCCGGCCTCGGCAGCCAGCTGCTCCAATGATTCCCGGAAATCCAGGCCGTTGATGCGGCCGTAGAAATCGATGACGTCGCCCGACGCCTGGCAGCCGAAACAATAAAAAAAGCCTTCGTCGTCGTTGACCGACATGGACGGCTTGGTCTCCTGATGAAAGGGACAGGCTCCCATCCACCGGCCGGACACCGGCTTCAGGTCGACATAGCGACGCACTATGTCCGAAATATTGATTCGGGCCTTGACGGCCTCGACACCACTTCTGTCCACCCATTCCTCCGAAAGCTACTTGAGCGTCACTTCGGTCATGCCGTCCCCGCCACGATCTTCGTTGGCCAGGGAAAATTTCGCAACCGCCGGGTAATGCGCGAGGAAGTCATGCACCTCGCGCCGCAGGGCTCCGGTGCCCCGGCCGTGAACAATCTCCATTTTTCCCGCGCCCTTGCGCAGTGCGTCATCCAGGGCCCGCTCCAACTCGGCAATGGCCACGTCCGCCCGGTTGCCCCGCAGGTCCACTTCCACAACCAGATCGCTCGGCGCCACCCCCGCAGCCTTGGGCCCCTTGGATGCAGTCTTTTTCGCTGCACTCGCAGGACCGAGATTGTCGGCCTTGACCCACATGGCGACCCCGCCGATGTCCACCTTGGCCTGTTGCTTCTTTTCGTTGACTTCCAGCACGATACCGGACTTGTTCCAAGCCAGATACGACACTTTCATGCCCGGGACAATATCCGAGAAAGAAAAGCCGGGAACTTTTTTCTTCGCTCCGCCCAGATCCTCGACCTTCAACCTGACCTGAGCCAGCTTCTTGCGCGCTTCCTTTCGACCGATGCGGTCCGCCTGCCACTGCTTGACCACGTCCTGGGCGCGGGCCTGCACATCCTTGAGAATCCTGGTGCGTTCCTGCTCGAACTTGGCTTCCAGCCCGGCCCGCTTCTTCTCGATCTTCCTGCGCTCCTGCTCAATGGCATCCAGTTCTTCCTCTCGCTTGACGGCCATGGCGTTGAGCCGGTCCAGAACGGCAGAGGTGTCGGAGCCATCCAGCAACAAATACTTTTCGGCACGAGTGAGGATTTCGTTAGGCAACCCGTGCTCTTTTGCAACATCAAGGGCTATGGACGCGCCCACCTGATCGTAGGCGAGCTTGAACAGCGGCTTCTTAGTGGAGGGGTCGAACAGCACGCTGGCCGCCCGCACGGACTCCGCAGCCATGGCGTAAGCCTTGAGGGCCGGGAAATGGGTGGCAGTAAACGTGGTGGCCTGTTTCTCCACCAGGGAGTCGATGACCGCCTGGGCCAGGGCCGCGCCCTGGGTCGGATCGGTCCCCGCACCGAATTCATCAAGAATGAACAGCGAATTACCGTCCACCTTGTCCCAGACGCGCCGCAGATACTGAATCTGCGCCGTGAACGTGGACACGTTTTCCTCCAGGGACTGCTCGTCGCCCATGATCACGAACACATCGGTCCAGAAAGGCAACCGGCTGCCCTCCCTGGCCGGAACGGGCAGGCCGGAAAAGGCCATCAGCCCGATCAAGCCGACGGTCTTGAGGCAAACGGTCTTGCCGCCCGCGTTTCCGCCGCTGACGATCATCGCCTTCTGGCCTTCAAGCAGCGCGATATCAATCGCCTGCACGGAATCGTCGGCCAAGGCCAGGAGCGGGTGGCGCGCCTTGACCAGGCTGGGGGCCCCCTGCTCCACGATCTCGATGGCTCGGCCGTCAAACCGGTCGGCCAGGCATATCTTGGCCATGAGCACGTCAATGGAGACAACACCCAGGTATGCCTCGTGGACCTCTTCGGCTTCCTCCCGGACAAGCGCGGTCAGGTATTGGAGAATCTTGTATTCTTCCTCCCTCTCTTCGCGTTTGAGTTCCTGAAGCCGGTTGTTGGTCTCCACCAGGAAAAGGGGTTCGAAATAACAGGTCTCCCCGGTCTGGGAATAATCGTGAATGATGCCCTTGGTCTTGTTCTTGAAATTCGATTTAATGGGCAACACATACCGGTCGGACGAAATGGTCATGTATTCGTCCTGCATGGCCTGGGAAAGGTTCTCCTGGAGGATGAAATCCTTGACCCGCTTGGTGCAGCGTTGATGGATGGCGCGGATTTCCTGGCGCACGGCCAGAAGGTCGGGAGAGCTTTCATCTCGGATCTGCCCTTCACCGTCAAGGCAACGGGTGATGCCGGATACCGTCTTTTGCGGCCACCCCGAAGCGAACAATGTCTCGCGAAGGGTTCCCCACTCTCTTTCCTCATAGGCATCGAGAGATTCCCGCGCCTGCCGCGCGATGTCGAGGACGATGCGAAGTGCAAAGAGCGCGTCCTGATCGAGCACGGCCGTTTCCCTGCGGATGTGGGGAAAGACGGCGGCCATGTCCGGGAATGGCGTCATCCTGAATCCCGATTCACCCACCCAGGCCGCTGCCTGCTCGAACAGTTCACTGGCTCTCCGCACCTCGGCAAAAGAGGTGAAAGGGCGGATTTCAAGACAGGCCGAAGCACCGGGTTCCGAAACGGCGAAACCGGACAACGCCCCGAGGATCTTGGGGAATTCCAATACCTGGAAAGTTCTGGACTCCATCAGCGAGTCGCTTCCTTCGGATGTTTAGGAGAGTTTGGACTTGACCAGTCCGCTGGCCTTGCCGCCGTCGACCTGCCCCTTGTGGGCACCGAGAACGGCCTGCATCACCTTGCCCATGTCAGCCATGGAGGAAGCGCCGAGATCGGCGATGGCCTTATCAATGGCCGCTTCCAACTCCTCATCGGAGAGCTGCTTGGGAAGGTAAACCTCGAGCTCGACAAGTTCCTGGGCTTCAACCTGTGCCAGATCGTCCCTGCCGGCCTTGGTGTACTGGTCAAAGGAATCCTTGCGCTGCTTGACCTGCCGGGCGATGAGTTCCATCACCGCGTCGTCGGACAGCGAGTCGGCCTTATCCTCGACCATACGGTTTTTAATGGCCGTCTTGAGATGTCTCAAGACGGCCACTTTTACCGTAGCTTTGGCCTTGTAGGCCTCAATGTAGTCTTTGTCTATTTGATTGGAAAGACTCATTTTTCTTACATGCTGCGTATTTTGCGCATCTTTTTGGCAAGCCTCTTCTTGGCGGCAGCTTTCTTTTTCTTCTTCTGCACGCTGGGCTTTTCATAGTGCTGACGTTTCTTCAGCTCGGACAGGATACCTGCCTTCTCGACCTGCTTCTTGAAGCGGCGGAGAGAGATGTCGAAATTGTCGCTATCTTCTAAGTAAACACCTGGCAATCAAATCACCCCCTCGGTGAACCACCCGCGCCTTTTATTGCGGGTCGGCGAAATAAGAGGTTATTCATATACACATTGAAAACAAAATGCAACCGTTAAACAGGATAGAAAAATCGTTTTCCGATCGGACGAGAAAAGGGCCTGTCCGCCGATGGCGGACAGGCCCTTGATGTCATATGAAATCAATGACTAGTGCTGTGCGTTTTTCGCATCACGCAGGGACTGAAAAACAGTGACTGCCAGAGCGACGCCGATAACGCCGAGCACGACGTAGAGGACGCCGAAAAAGACGAAATGATCGGGCATCCACCAAGGAAGGTCCATGGGTAACGGGCTGTGTACGGTTTCACCGTGAATCATCATAGAAATGTCTCCCCTGAGATTATTTTACAGCGTCCTTAAGGAGCTTGCCGGGGCGGAATTTGACGACCTTGGTGGCCGGGATCTTGATCTCTGCACCGGTGCGGGGGTTACGGCCAACACGGGCTTTACGGGCTTCGACAACGAAGGTGCCGAAACCGGTCAGGGTCAGCTTGCCGTCGGCAACCAAAGTGCCTTCAACGGTCTCCAGGAAAGCATTCAGGGCGCGTTCGGCGTTCGCCTTGGTCAGGTTGGCCTTCTCCGCAATTTTGACAACCAATTCAGCCTTTGTCATCAGTCCTTCCTCCTCAATAGAAATAATTTCCTTAACGTATCATGCTAAAGTGCTGGCAGAGCACAAAATGCACGCGCACTTTGTTTCCTTCAACAACCTTCCCTAGGCCTTTAAATGAACTTTTCACCTGTGTCCAGCCCAAGGACCCAAAAAAATGGAAAAAAACTGCGCCAGACGTAGCTTCCGGGGCTTTTTCCCATTTCGGAATCAACATCAAAAACACTCTTTTCGAAAACAAGTCAATAGGGGGATAGCCAATTGTTGTGAAAAAACGCACTAAATCCTTTTCGACAGGGAGCGGAACTGCTCCGCCGTCAGATTTTCAGGCCTGGATCCCGGGTTGACGCCATTTTCATCAAACCACGCCCCGACCTCCGGGGTCCACCGCTTTTTTAATATAGTTGATATCTGTTTTCGGCGCTGCTGGAAAAGGAGTTTGATCAATTGCGACAGGGCGTCCGGATCGTCAGGACGGTCCTCTCGGGGCAGGGGATCGAATCGAACCACTGCGGAATCGACCTTGGGCTGGGGCCGGAAGACCGTGGGCGGAACCTTGAAAAGATAGGTGGTGCGACAGAAATTCTTCACCCAGGCAGTGAGCCCGCCGAACGCCTTGGTAGACGGTTCCGCCGTCAACCTGAGCGCCACCTCATGCTGGACCATGAACACGACCCGCTCGAGGGTCTCCACCCGGCTGACGATATCCCAGATGAGCTTGGAACCCACATTATACGGCAGGTTCCCTATGATCTTGCAGGGACCGGTCTCATTAAGGGATGCCCAGGGAAACTTGGTGGCGTCGGCCCGCACGACTTCGAGATCGGGCCAGCGACCGGCCAAATGGTCCGCCAGTGAGTCATCCTTCTCAATGGCAACGAGCTTACGTGCGCCGACTTCGGCCAGGTGCTCGGTGAGCGCCCCCTGCCCCGGGCCGATCTCGATGATGTAATCATCCGTCCCGGGCGCAAGAGAATCCACGATCTTGCGGCAGATGTTCGGATCCCGAAGAAAATTTTGCCCGAGGCTCTTCTTGGCCCTGTGTCCTGTGGCGCGATCAGCCATGTTCGTTCTCCATGGTGGTCTGGATAGCGAATGGCCTGCGGTCTGGCAACAACATTGACACCATATCCGCTCAAACCGTATGACTCTCCGGTATTCATATTTTCAGGAGGCACCATGAATTTACGCCATTACGTCAGAGACATCCCGGATTATCCCAAAAAGGGCATTACCTTTTTCGACATAACCCCCATCCTCAAGTCGCCCGAGGCTTTCCAGTACTGCATCGACCGCTTCGCGGATCTTTACGGGGAAAGCGGCGCGACCAAGATCGTGGCCGCAGATGCACGCGGCTTCATCTTCGGAGCCCCCCTGGCCCTGAAACTGGGCATCGGCTTCGTCCCCATCCGCAAACCCGGCAAGCTGCCCTACAAGAACCGTTGCGTCACCTATGACCTCGAATACGGCACGGACACCCTGTGCATGCACGTGGACGCCATCAATGCGGACGACAAGGTGCTGATCATCGACGACCTCATGGCCACCGGCGGCACCGCCGAGGGCATGATCAAGCTGATCCGGGAAGTGGGAGCCGAAATCGTGGCCGCAGGCTTCGTGGTGCAGTTGACCTACCTTGACGGCGACGAGGTCATGAAGGCCAACGACGTCAGGTGCGACTATCTCCTTGAAATCGATTAGGAAGGATCAGGCATGAGTAAGATCGGCATAATCGGCGGCAGCGGCCTGGACAACCCCGACCTGTTGCTGAATTCCAGCGACGTGACGGTGGAGACCCTCTACGGCCCGCCTTCAGCTCCGCTCAAGCAAGGGACCATCGAAGGACGCGAGGTGGTGCTCATCGCCCGCCACGGGCGCGAACACACCATTCCGCCCACGTTCGTCAATTACCGCGCCAATATCCAGGCGCTCAAGGACGCAGGCTGCTCCAGCATCCTGGCCACCACCGCCTGCGGTTCCCTGCGCAAGGAGATCGACCGCGGCCACCTGGTCATCCTGGATCAGTTCATCGACTTCACCCGCCGCCGCCCGGTTTCCTTCCATGAGGAATTCGAGCCCCACGGCGCAGTGCACACACCCATGGCCGACCCCTTTGACGAAAAACTGCGAGGACTGTTCAACGCTGCCTGCGACACGCTCGGCCTGGCCCACCACAAGTCCGGCACCGTGATCACCATCGAGGGCTCCCGCTTCTCAACCCGTGCGGAATCCA belongs to Pseudodesulfovibrio portus and includes:
- the dnaG gene encoding DNA primase, producing MDRSGVEAVKARINISDIVRRYVDLKPVSGRWMGACPFHQETKPSMSVNDDEGFFYCFGCQASGDVIDFYGRINGLDFRESLEQLAAEAGIELSHVPHDPHAAERKARKQLLIDMHEEAKQWFQRNLSVAAGDHCRRYLTDRGMTGEMIEKFALGYSPEDWHGLDNFLKSRGRSPEQGVEAGLLSKNERGDIYDRFRGRLIFPIQNLSGRVIAFGGRVITDGEPKYLNSSDTPIYKKGDHLYGLNLARSTMTRTKRAILTEGYMDVISLHQFGYTDSCGVLGTALTPDQVKRLAGFVSRVDLIFDGDGAGRKAAMKSSRMILLQGVACRVVLMPEGEDVDSLLQSKGVDGLEACMNEAPDGLTFCMNTLRAEYAPRDIMTWAKSFLSDLSDASLRAYYLPRLATGLGLSEADFRRDAGAMTPQRNTQQQPRRPQTVSQPVGMGVGKDDKDDRYFLRFPIQYPDYVPALAERGFARILRSDWAKAFWEKLVNTQPGRVSSLLNDQEKSFYYRCREEIRANILSGRELLQEWNHICEKISSGQKNMDEKQLTEAIRQAQQSGDTKRAMELLALKESRRRDDEQY
- a CDS encoding GatB/YqeY domain-containing protein codes for the protein MSLSNQIDKDYIEAYKAKATVKVAVLRHLKTAIKNRMVEDKADSLSDDAVMELIARQVKQRKDSFDQYTKAGRDDLAQVEAQELVELEVYLPKQLSDEELEAAIDKAIADLGASSMADMGKVMQAVLGAHKGQVDGGKASGLVKSKLS
- the rpsU gene encoding 30S ribosomal protein S21; translation: MPGVYLEDSDNFDISLRRFKKQVEKAGILSELKKRQHYEKPSVQKKKKKAAAKKRLAKKMRKIRSM
- the mtnP gene encoding S-methyl-5'-thioadenosine phosphorylase, which codes for MSKIGIIGGSGLDNPDLLLNSSDVTVETLYGPPSAPLKQGTIEGREVVLIARHGREHTIPPTFVNYRANIQALKDAGCSSILATTACGSLRKEIDRGHLVILDQFIDFTRRRPVSFHEEFEPHGAVHTPMADPFDEKLRGLFNAACDTLGLAHHKSGTVITIEGSRFSTRAESNMFRMWGADVINMSVAPECILANEAGIPYAAVAMSTDYDCWKTDEAPVTWEEILEVFQGNVEKVTSLLVEVIKNMD
- a CDS encoding endonuclease MutS2, with translation MESRTFQVLEFPKILGALSGFAVSEPGASACLEIRPFTSFAEVRRASELFEQAAAWVGESGFRMTPFPDMAAVFPHIRRETAVLDQDALFALRIVLDIARQARESLDAYEEREWGTLRETLFASGWPQKTVSGITRCLDGEGQIRDESSPDLLAVRQEIRAIHQRCTKRVKDFILQENLSQAMQDEYMTISSDRYVLPIKSNFKNKTKGIIHDYSQTGETCYFEPLFLVETNNRLQELKREEREEEYKILQYLTALVREEAEEVHEAYLGVVSIDVLMAKICLADRFDGRAIEIVEQGAPSLVKARHPLLALADDSVQAIDIALLEGQKAMIVSGGNAGGKTVCLKTVGLIGLMAFSGLPVPAREGSRLPFWTDVFVIMGDEQSLEENVSTFTAQIQYLRRVWDKVDGNSLFILDEFGAGTDPTQGAALAQAVIDSLVEKQATTFTATHFPALKAYAMAAESVRAASVLFDPSTKKPLFKLAYDQVGASIALDVAKEHGLPNEILTRAEKYLLLDGSDTSAVLDRLNAMAVKREEELDAIEQERRKIEKKRAGLEAKFEQERTRILKDVQARAQDVVKQWQADRIGRKEARKKLAQVRLKVEDLGGAKKKVPGFSFSDIVPGMKVSYLAWNKSGIVLEVNEKKQQAKVDIGGVAMWVKADNLGPASAAKKTASKGPKAAGVAPSDLVVEVDLRGNRADVAIAELERALDDALRKGAGKMEIVHGRGTGALRREVHDFLAHYPAVAKFSLANEDRGGDGMTEVTLK
- the rsmA gene encoding 16S rRNA (adenine(1518)-N(6)/adenine(1519)-N(6))-dimethyltransferase RsmA; translation: MADRATGHRAKKSLGQNFLRDPNICRKIVDSLAPGTDDYIIEIGPGQGALTEHLAEVGARKLVAIEKDDSLADHLAGRWPDLEVVRADATKFPWASLNETGPCKIIGNLPYNVGSKLIWDIVSRVETLERVVFMVQHEVALRLTAEPSTKAFGGLTAWVKNFCRTTYLFKVPPTVFRPQPKVDSAVVRFDPLPREDRPDDPDALSQLIKLLFQQRRKQISTILKKRWTPEVGAWFDENGVNPGSRPENLTAEQFRSLSKRI
- a CDS encoding adenine phosphoribosyltransferase, with protein sequence MNLRHYVRDIPDYPKKGITFFDITPILKSPEAFQYCIDRFADLYGESGATKIVAADARGFIFGAPLALKLGIGFVPIRKPGKLPYKNRCVTYDLEYGTDTLCMHVDAINADDKVLIIDDLMATGGTAEGMIKLIREVGAEIVAAGFVVQLTYLDGDEVMKANDVRCDYLLEID
- a CDS encoding HU family DNA-binding protein, which encodes MTKAELVVKIAEKANLTKANAERALNAFLETVEGTLVADGKLTLTGFGTFVVEARKARVGRNPRTGAEIKIPATKVVKFRPGKLLKDAVK